From Plasmodium malariae genome assembly, chromosome: 8:
ccattcattaatattatagaatttttatttttaaaaaagataaaaagtgAATTTcgtttattaattatttatagtatGTTAATAAAGGTATTCTGAATTTAACTTATTACACATCTTAATATACTCTCATATCTACTTAATTATCTAATAAAtctctattttatataattaataatatagaatgtaattatatttaaaattattagtttaacctttataatatatattgataaaagttgaaatttttataataattggaACTACTTGACCtgtatgtattaataatatattttatatatttgcatgTATTATTAGTAACAGTTCTAAATGATTAAGCAATGTTACTACATGATATACTTTTATGAAAATCTTTTggatatttataattattattatacactATTTCTTAAACACGATATAGATAAATAATCGCaatgttaaaatttatattctgATAATAACTTTTAAGAACCTTGATATAATTAAGTTTATAAAGTTCAACTAATAATAAATCGTTAACTAAAACTGTGCTTCAGAAGGAATGAAATATagcatttaatatataattcataaaggaaaaaaagcgtgttaacaataataagcgaaataataatgaataaaaataaacaactGCTGAAggtataaaatttaattactaATGAAATATATCATTGAATCAGCTAGTATACCAGAGATAACTAtgattgaaaaaaatagataaattatTGGATAACtattaaaagatattttaataataaaatattttttaatatatttaaaattcatTTCAATGTTACCTTGAGAAACTTTTTAAGCAGTATAActaaggaaaatatataatttaaaaatgaaattagtTTATCtgtaaatgtattttattcatttcataataaatttttcattgtgTATAATAATGATTCAGgtgatattattaaatataaatcttAGCTATAAGCGATAACATGAtgattcataaaaaatataaaagacaGTTCAAAAATAAGTTTTCATAGGAAATGAAAAGTTATAACAAATTGCAAGTTATAATATGCTTGAAAAacttgaagaaaaaaaagaaaaaaaaaagattaattaCATCAAAccataattttacaaaaattaaatgaaagaattttttttttcaaattaattATCATCGTCTCtcaaaattcttttttaataaattctttATCTGGTTTTTTAAGTTCgaaatttgtattttcaaCTTTGTATGGCAAATCacaaaataaatcatatttataaaatatctttttaagAACTTTATTAGatatgaattaataatacataaaataaataaaaatgttcatGTATACagaaatgataaataatatgaaatacataataaatctGTAAATGCAAACGTATGGTTACTCATATTAGTAATAACCACTgtaacttttaaaattaaacaaaatgttAGACACCTaataaacgaaataaaatatatataagtctTTAGAACTTTAACAcattttttccaaatttgTGAGTGTGCATGTGTGATATAAAAGATTAATAGTTcttaatgaaataatgtttttttaaataatgacattattataaaaatatgattgaATAATAACAGATTTGCTTCTAATATTCCGTGTGTTAAAGAGATTTAAACATTTCGATATTATAAGTTaaagtaataattaaaataatgcgTTTAACTTATATATGACATGCAGTTAATTTATGGATTCATTTCAAAATAACGTtctttgttattatatatttatccagatattgtttaatttaattcTTAATCATCATACATGAGAAATTTTTCTACAGCAAGATTAGCACAATTTAATAGAAGGTAAATTTATATAGGAAAATTGGGTTATGATAAATTATACACTTATTATCTTATGAAATTTATtgattattaaattttttttttattacaatgAATTATTAGGTGAAACGAAATTGTATATCGCttacaaaaaattgtaatgGAATAGACACATTTGTCacaatatgtatttattagtCTAACTGGATTGTTCATTTTCTAATTATTTAGTAATATCacattttatgtttttagtAATTACACGAATGTTAAACCTGAAATGCATTTTCTTTAAGCATATTAAATTTCGATattgtataatattaacgggcataaaaaagaagtagaatgcataaaaaataaaaaatttacatatatatgtatataagaaTCAATCAGCTTTATgttacattaatattttagatTTCTGTGGATCATAAAGTAATGAAGGAACTTATACAAAGTACGACAAGTaagaatgaataaaataaaaaaattactactaaaatattataatataatatgtaagaaaataaaaagacaCGGGAGTTCATATAATTATGgataataaatgaacatgaaataataattttatttataatagaaAAGAATTAATTCGATACtaaattcattttcttcgtaaaatatatctttaaaaaaaaatttaattttctacATAAGAAAAAGTACTCCTTTGTAAgatataatatgaaattaatttttatatttaatttaaacatTTCAGTGTTTATggattttctatttttcaatgaaaaattgttcttatttattatgaaaCAAATATCTATGCTAATTTACTGAATTAATCAACATAAAGAGGAAATTTGTGAAACTTAATAAGTtaaatctttaaaaatatatatgtatattaaaatatatatataaaaataaacataactgtaataaattaaaaactcaataaataaaatggtcaaaatttaattttgagGAAAAACTTTAATAAAGATATGTAAGTGTGTTTTTCTTACACATATGGATAAAtcatatgaataattataagaTTTGCATCTTTTTATAGCtgttagaaaaaaataattatataaacatacatttaaaacataaatgacatatttatgttaagGGAAACTAGAAACATATTAAACTAATTTTATTAGATAAAAgtttaacataatatattatacacaCAATGggtgtttatatattttaaaattctaaaaactataaaattttatgggTATTAAGATAGCATATTTTAGTTAAAAGCCTTCGAAGAATTGTTCTTTAAGTCTTATCCTAATATAAGCTTAAAATTCTTCTTATACTTAATGATTTGTTAATATGGTTTTAccaatatttttctatattttaaacaaaaaataaaataatgctAATATGTATAGTGTACCTGATATTATAACACCTGAAAACAAATCAAttaggataaaaaaaaataagataccATATATTACCAATAAAATAGGAGTTAAAATTTTAGTcatgtttttaatatttatatcaaaTTTACTTTCAAATTCTTCTATCGTTTTACATTTAGAATATAATAGTTCtgttatatgtttattacatttttcatcCAATTTcgttaaatatttatatatggatgattaaatgttattttttcttgactcatatttttttcatttgatatGGTTCTTTTAATTCTCCACTTTTGTCTGAATATTCAATAGATATTattgaatattaaaattctcaaattcatttttaaattttaatgaattagTTGATATTTCAACTTCGTCATCATGCAATAATGTAGTAATGTCTTCtaataaataatcattttccattaatgtatttaatatatttttaaaggtaTATTCATCTTCATTTGCTATTTTAATTGCATCTTCTTTTAAAGAGGTGCTTAAAGCATTATGATTTACATTTGTTTCTGAATACAATAATCTGCTCTTCCTTACATCCTATGTGTTACCTAGGAtgatttctttattttatggTTTTTCTGAGTCGACTAAAAATTAgggtaaatatttaatatttaaaaaaatatcagtATTTccgtataaataaaatactagctttaaaataaaaatgtcatgttccaaaaaatttaaaaaaaattctgaatataaaaaataatatttcctCAGGATTTTTGGCATATCGATATGAAAAGGGTAAatgagaaaattttaataaaacttttatatgtttgtacTATCATGTCGAATTTACTTATAGAAGCTATAattgtattaaatataaaatatttttattaatattgtttttttgataatattcaaaaaaagttataattttttctttacagttttttgtcattttggaatttaaaatttttcatatttccttaatgataataacataaattcaaatataatTGTGAATAAATGggttacataaaaatatcttGGTAAATTTCccatgtaaaaatattaattaaaataacaaaaatacaagatttttaaaaaaataaaaaaacaggtaattatacaaataataattgatATTACACATactgtaaataatatatttctatacatattttataaattttctgtGAAAAtatcatgaaaaaaaatttcgttAATTTGGTAAAGAGAAAggataaaatttaataaaattgcaAGAccttaattattatatactagTTCGATTTTGAaaagttattatttaaaaattttctgttactataaatataatacaaaatattttgaagtCAAATCCAAGTCTTGCAtacgaaattttttttttgaataatttccaataattataaaagttaggacaaaaaaatatatctataataattatttcgtacaattttatttatattcaataAATACATCATTAACAATTTATGTGAAACTGTTAAGCAAAAATGCTAAATAGACTATTAacgataaaatatatattatttatgttttgtaatattatttatgataaaataaattttatttttttaaaaaataaaaaacaaaattttactaatttGTTGTGTCATTAAGGACCcactaaaattttatttatttttatgtttatagtaaaatttatgaattaatattaataaaaaaataaacaagtacaaatgcttttttttaatttttgaaataaaaaataaggaataatatttaaaaagaaaataaaataaaaccaaagaaaagaaaaggtaGAAAGtcaatattatattctttagcgttaataattatctattcgaaaaataaaatataaagtttcaataaaactttttttttttttcgtaattctcaaattttttaacacatttaatattatattatagaaaaatagtagtatattatataagaataaatattttattattcagtTACGGATTTTTCctaataattaaaacatatatatatatgaatttataaatatctaattatgcatattaaagatatagcattttttataactgTCCTTTAGAATTGCTTAGAGCTACATTCATATTCTACAAAAATACACCAAAATAGTttaatttttcgttttaGGTGACAGAATATcttaaatatgaaatataatgatGGATCGCAAAGAGAagatatttgttttttttcttttttttaatttttacgaaaaaaaattacttaaaataagaaatgtaATGCGCTGATGCGAATTATgtgttttaaatttatttattgtatgcatattattctaatattttttattaaagaataatttatattatatatgttaaattataCATTAGGTTAATGGCAAATTCATTAATATGTGTATTAGATTATACTTATTAGTAATTGCCATTTACAGTAAAATGCAACTTTTTCACTTATATATTACTCATTAGTTaccatttttccttttcttttttcccttatATCAGAAAATTTGAGAAATATTGattataagaattatttgatttcatttaaatatcatccgaatatattttagtgtATCCTTATCAATTTATGAAGCATATTTTTCTGCTATTTTATTAGATTTTTCTATTATGGTGTCATTGtctataaaatttacatatatacaatcTTCTCTTATCCAGTCTTCTATCTCCTTTCTGAAACAGTCTTCCCCTATACAATCGTcaatttccttatttttattactttctAAAGGGATATTCTTTGTTTGACGTATTTTTTCTGTAATATCTAGTTTTTCATCTGCATTTTTTTCTGTCATACATTCACTTATGGAACTATCCAAATgtaattgtttattttctatatgtTCCTCTTTTTTACAGTCTTCTAAAACCATCATAAGTAGAAGTACACACAGTTTTGCTAgtactttcttttttatacatatatacaattcttcatagatttttttattctctaATTCTTTATCTATTAGTAATATTTCATTCTGGTAAGTTtctgaaatatttataatttcttctGTCAATCCGTTAAAACAGTACTGTTCCAATTGTTGTTCTATAACCTTACTATTAATTGATATCCACTGTCtccatatatctttttctttttctaagAATGAAACTTTTTGAATTTCATTTGAAATGGAATTTCTTGGTTCTTCaagtttttttaaacaagCTTGTTCTCttttccattcatttttcaaattattaaaccattcttcttctttaaattttttagttaGGTTTCTATGTCTTTCTACCAACTTATTccataaaatttgttttcttttaatattactgctatttttaatatttttgattaTCTTTTCATCATTTGTTAAATTAGGTTTGGTTATATATTCCCCTTTTGTGAATTCATCTAGacatatttctaaaaattctaatttttgatattcccattcttcatttttgaaTTCTTCAAATACTTGCATATGCACTTCTATAATAGTTAGGGACCTGTcctttttttgatataacgcatttacatttttttcaatgctattttcatgtatttttattttttttatgatttcttCTTTATCAAATGTAGAGTGTTCCAAAAGATCACGTGATAAACTCTTACTTTTTCTGTCAGAAAATGAAGGTAATAGTATTCGTAGGAATTTTACGTGTCTTCTTTTTacctttactttttttttaaacaaccctattaatatgtactataataccaaaaaaaaaatggttttacaaaatatattataacaaaaataacaaCTTTATCTCATTTTTAAtgcattaaatttatattaccttaataaaaagggaaaatactAGAATAACTagagaaattattaaaatagatgATATGTATTTGTTATGTGAATTTCCTACTGGACCTGTAActtatttttgaattatatatactatttagtgcagttaatttaataatataaaaataagtaaaattgGTGATACCTGGATTTACGGAAGACTGAAAAATTGTAGGAGATGAGCTAGCACTTAATACATCAGGAGATGAAATAGTTGAAGGAACTTGTAGTCCTTGCGTTTGATTACTTTCAGTAAATATTGTAATAGGACCTGATAATATTTGATCTTCAACTAAAGAATTTTCTGTTGCATTTAATGTTGGAACTGCGGAAGGTAATTTTAAATGAGTTTTTTTAAGGGTAACATCTTCATCTGAAACTTCACTGTGTGATAGTGTTATAAGTTGATTTTCCTGTCCAGGTTGATTTTCCTTTTCAGATGCAGTTCCCAGTTCAAGTTCAACCTTTTGTATAGTTTCAGCATTCTCTTCGAAGGGAATTTTTGATTCTGCTTCGGTTAGACCTTTggaattaaatgaatattcaTCTCGTTTTTGATCATTATCTTGAggattttcttttattactTCAGTTTCACTTTGAGTAGATGCAGATGGAGGTTCTACATTGCATATAGGAAGTTCATTAAATGTTTTAGTATCTAGTATGTTgcaattctttttttgaaatagagatattccatttttacatttatttttaataaacgaattattttcatcaaagaataactttttttcattaatccAAGCATTATATTCTCTAATTTGATTTAAGCATGTTTCATTACAATTATTTGAAGTAGTACGTCCCCCTTTAAGgcattttatttctttcattttttgttttttttcttcgcAGAAATCTTCtaacttatattttaaatctaAAATTCGTTTATCTTCCTCATCTAAAATCATAAAACATCCACCAAATTTATCTAGTGGTTTATAATGAGATTTTATCCATTCCTTTAATGTTCCTTCCCATGTACTTGGATTTTGACTAGGTGGTGTTTTCTTTTCCCTAATTAGATATTCAGCCAATGCTAGGCATCCTTCtctaaatttgtttttattatcctCATTTTTTAAGGAACTAGTTTTCTCTCTTACatactttttaattctttGGAATTTTGGTGTTTTATATAGGATTAATGCTTCAAAACCTAGGACCATCCTTTTCTAGATTGAGAAGAATtattaagaattatttaatcattaatttctattttactcgtattttcacttttttatcataaataaatattttatgtaaaaatataatcatattaACAAACATCGCATATTACCGATGTAAAACATTTTTCCATTACgactatatattaatattctaGTTCGTTGTaaataagaattttaaataaaaataaaaatttatatcctTTATTAATACAGTAATTTTAAGATTATctactatataataattttatggagaaatataatttaattgaatggcttaatatttattttataagtttCTTAACTTTCATTGcctaaaataaatatatcataactggagatatatcataattatgtttataaattatattgcaGTTAagtatatacttttatatagtattcatatctaaattttaaagaaaggTCAAttaattaacaataaaaaatgaaataaaagttgtaatatcaaataataaaaaagttattgtGTAAAAagaacatttatatttgtattaaattttttctatctttttaataaagacacatacataaatattgttacctatattaatataaataattctttttatttttcgctTTTTCCGAAAATAAtctataaatgaaataattatttgtacagctaatttttttctttttttattgtattacaTTTGTAATTAACATTTGACCTTAATCTT
This genomic window contains:
- the PmUG01_08059600 gene encoding STP1 protein, with product MEKCFTSKRMVLGFEALILYKTPKFQRIKKYVREKTSSLKNEDNKNKFREGCLALAEYLIREKKTPPSQNPSTWEGTLKEWIKSHYKPLDKFGGCFMILDEEDKRILDLKYKLEDFCEEKKQKMKEIKCLKGGRTTSNNCNETCLNQIREYNAWINEKKLFFDENNSFIKNKCKNGISLFQKKNCNILDTKTFNELPICNVEPPSASTQSETEVIKENPQDNDQKRDEYSFNSKGLTEAESKIPFEENAETIQKVELELGTASEKENQPGQENQLITLSHSEVSDEDVTLKKTHLKLPSAVPTLNATENSLVEDQILSGPITIFTESNQTQGLQVPSTISSPDVLSASSSPTIFQSSVNPGPVGNSHNKYISSILIISLVILVFSLFIKYILIGLFKKKVKVKRRHVKFLRILLPSFSDRKSKSLSRDLLEHSTFDKEEIIKKIKIHENSIEKNVNALYQKKDRSLTIIEVHMQVFEEFKNEEWEYQKLEFLEICLDEFTKGEYITKPNLTNDEKIIKNIKNSSNIKRKQILWNKLVERHRNLTKKFKEEEWFNNLKNEWKREQACLKKLEEPRNSISNEIQKVSFLEKEKDIWRQWISINSKVIEQQLEQYCFNGLTEEIINISETYQNEILLIDKELENKKIYEELYICIKKKVLAKLCVLLLMMVLEDCKKEEHIENKQLHLDSSISECMTEKNADEKLDITEKIRQTKNIPLESNKNKEIDDCIGEDCFRKEIEDWIREDCIYVNFIDNDTIIEKSNKIAEKYAS